The sequence AAAGCTTGTCGGGCACGTCCACCACCACTTCGTCCAGGAAGGAGGCAAGCCAGACGGAGTCCGTCCGGGCCAAAACCGCCGCAAAGAGGGCGTCACCCCAGAGGTTGCCGGTCTGTCCCCCCCAGAACCACACGTTGAGGGGAGTGGAGACCGCCGTCGCCGTGAGACCGACGGCCAAGCCGACAAAAAGGGCCTTGCCCCATCCGTCGATCCAGCCCCTGAAGGCCATGATTCCGGCCACCAGCCCGATGAAAAGGCTCGTCAAACCGTACACAAAGGAAATCGGATCGACGGTCAAACCGTAAATCACATTGTTGATGGCCCCCGCAAGGGCGCCGATGACGGGTCCCGCCAGCATCCCGGCCAGCACGGTACCGATCGAATCCAGCCACAACGGAAGTTTCAGTGTGCCGGCAAAAAGTTTGCCGACATAGTTGATGCCCACCGCCACGGGAATCAACACCAGCGACGGCGTCGTAAAGCGAAACCAGGATTTCCGCTGTTGCATGGAGATCACTCCTCGGAGGATTTGGGAGGCTTCGGCGTCGGGGTCGGCGTTCCCCGGGACCCGTAATGCTCATCAATAAATCGGCGGATTTCCCGAAGGGACTTGCCTTCACGGTGCATGGCGATCGCGTCACGCGCGATGTCGATGCAGATCCCTCAGGTGTGGCCCATCCGGTCCCAGACCACTTCGCCGTTCGGCTTCACATCCTGGATAAAGCAATGCAGGTTGTGCCCATGCCCGTTGTCTCCACAGCCGCAGAAGCAGGGCATGTATTTGAGCACGTCCCGGTGGGCGTACGCCAACTTGTAGGTCTCGCGGGCCTTGGGAAGTCCTTCATCCACAAAATCGGGCGGATCCACTTCCACCTTTTCGGCCACTTCCGACAGGGCGGCGAGGCTTTCCTGCGACGGTCCCCGGACGCCTTCTCCGGAGGGGCGGACGGGAGA comes from Planifilum fulgidum and encodes:
- a CDS encoding ECF transporter S component, yielding MQQRKSWFRFTTPSLVLIPVAVGINYVGKLFAGTLKLPLWLDSIGTVLAGMLAGPVIGALAGAINNVIYGLTVDPISFVYGLTSLFIGLVAGIMAFRGWIDGWGKALFVGLAVGLTATAVSTPLNVWFWGGQTGNLWGDALFAAVLARTDSVWLASFLDEVVVDVPDKLLTVLAAYALFRGLPKNIRQLYTGSRDLESLD
- a CDS encoding PCYCGC motif-containing (lipo)protein, whose protein sequence is MKKALWGFLGICLLVGCTGQDDSPVRPSGEGVRGPSQESLAALSEVAEKVEVDPPDFVDEGLPKARETYKLAYAHRDVLKYMPCFCGCGDNGHGHNLHCFIQDVKPNGEVVWDRMGHTUGICIDIARDAIAMHREGKSLREIRRFIDEHYGSRGTPTPTPKPPKSSEE